Proteins encoded in a region of the Prochlorothrix hollandica PCC 9006 = CALU 1027 genome:
- a CDS encoding AAA family ATPase, with the protein MLIEFRVGNYRSFKEPVTLSMVAAHLVAKDKDLDDNNVFPVDADLKLLKSAAIYGANASGKSNLAKALGFMRWFMINSSKETQSTEKIGVEPFTLSTTTDTQPTFFEIVFLMDDRKYRYGFEATADQIVSEWLFYVPKSRETRLFERKFNDFTISRTYKADGVQQRTRQNALFLSVSAQFNVEIAESILSYLTHNIKIISGLHDETYLSYTIRCLKDSQSRHEILQLLEKLDLGFSDIKIKNIKVTDPLLDKLPDEIKKLILSHEEGDLTAVQTVHQKFDEAEQPISTELFDLRHQESEGTQKVFALAGSLVDTLKHGEVLIIDEFDARIHPLLSQAIVKLFNSNITNPNNAQLVVMTHDTNLLSNKLFRRDQIWFTEKSRYGATDLYSLAEYKVRNDASFESDYIKGKYGAIPYISNLNPVIDTHD; encoded by the coding sequence ATGCTTATCGAGTTTAGGGTTGGCAATTACCGATCATTTAAGGAGCCAGTCACCTTGAGTATGGTGGCTGCACATCTGGTTGCAAAAGATAAAGATCTGGATGACAACAACGTTTTCCCCGTCGATGCTGATCTGAAACTCCTGAAAAGCGCTGCCATTTACGGGGCCAATGCCAGCGGTAAAAGTAACCTAGCTAAAGCCTTAGGGTTTATGAGGTGGTTCATGATCAACTCATCTAAGGAAACCCAGAGTACTGAGAAAATAGGTGTTGAACCCTTCACACTGAGTACAACAACTGATACTCAACCGACTTTTTTTGAAATCGTCTTTCTGATGGATGATAGAAAATATCGCTATGGATTTGAAGCAACTGCCGATCAAATTGTCTCCGAGTGGCTCTTTTATGTTCCCAAGTCAAGGGAAACAAGGCTTTTTGAACGAAAATTTAATGATTTTACAATTTCCAGAACATATAAAGCTGATGGAGTTCAACAGCGAACAAGACAAAATGCCCTATTCTTGTCTGTATCTGCTCAGTTTAATGTAGAAATTGCAGAATCAATTTTAAGCTACCTAACCCATAACATCAAGATAATTTCTGGACTACATGACGAAACCTATTTAAGCTATACCATTCGCTGCTTGAAAGACAGTCAAAGCAGACATGAAATTCTTCAGTTACTTGAAAAACTAGATCTAGGGTTCAGTGATATCAAGATAAAAAATATCAAAGTCACTGATCCGTTGCTAGATAAACTTCCCGACGAGATCAAAAAACTTATTTTAAGTCATGAAGAAGGAGATTTGACAGCAGTACAAACTGTTCACCAGAAATTTGATGAGGCAGAACAGCCTATCTCTACAGAACTATTTGATCTGAGACATCAAGAATCGGAAGGAACTCAAAAAGTCTTTGCCTTAGCAGGTTCTCTTGTTGATACATTAAAGCATGGGGAAGTTCTGATTATCGATGAATTTGATGCTAGAATCCATCCTCTCCTGAGTCAGGCGATCGTCAAGCTATTTAACTCCAACATCACGAATCCAAATAATGCTCAATTGGTAGTGATGACCCATGATACCAACCTCCTGAGTAATAAACTTTTCCGTAGAGATCAAATTTGGTTCACTGAAAAAAGTCGCTATGGTGCCACAGATCTTTATTCTTTGGCAGAATATAAGGTGCGTAATGATGCATCATTTGAGAGCGATTACATCAAAGGAAAATATGGTGCAATTCCATATATCAGTAATCTCAATCCTGTAATCGATACCCATGACTAA
- a CDS encoding tetratricopeptide repeat protein, which translates to MLMELGIAEVVLGAGKALLETFGGSIAEGLAETVLERLRGGEALEQDRAKAMELEGNPALLQQFREAQASLAAVQTEQNTLKREELALAARSGALELAITQKLGEAQLDLGWRTLEQRGQIEEAKLQQQQQLAEQERALQVWLQGQSLQVQQRQHQESLEFQRQAQQIQIEADWQRNSLATILSPETLKQLSPDRLQFVAALMQVSDSCPDYFRHDLGRMAKSELRLFQRQFRDKALDFYPQFFKSEDVFDTDIEQLRRIIPSHCVIAGFSSVVQNRAYFHYTLWGSEMAQALGGAFDQRVDWGDWLGLLRREAEQRGQALPEGQLLELVGRGLVALQKLFACYLVDLYALVDGANPYVALTVDQGFDPLVEPLLLPYRYGLEGQLQELKAARQAAFDQLLQAAKAAELRAEAEAKQKAKTEQERQRRKAEAKRKAEAKRKAEEEAERLRKEQEQEQQKAKAQVAFKKGQSLWELEKYKEALAAYNEAISIDTTLLLAWVGQGTVLDHLGRFADALEACNTALTIDNNCAEAWAARGKTLSNLGNHTDGLHDCDQALMINPDYPIAWQNRGHIVNCLGRYEEAVAAFDRTLAINSRDKWAWNGQGYALNQLGRYEEAVIAFDSALTVDPNFTEAWNGRGHALSKLDRYEEAVTAFDSALTVDPNFTEAWNGRGHALSKLDRYEEALTAFGQALAIDSSFQVYWNSYGIAFYELGYYEQARIAFNHALVIDPQDKWSWNDLGNALDELGLDNKALEAYSRALEIDPSFTVAINNHKTAEEKLQSTEPTQPQTPSPKFWPFGRKP; encoded by the coding sequence ATGCTGATGGAATTGGGGATTGCTGAGGTGGTGCTGGGGGCGGGGAAGGCGCTGCTGGAGACTTTTGGCGGGTCGATCGCCGAGGGGCTGGCGGAAACGGTGCTGGAGCGGCTGCGGGGCGGGGAGGCTCTGGAGCAGGACCGGGCCAAGGCCATGGAGTTGGAAGGCAATCCGGCGCTGTTGCAACAATTTCGGGAAGCCCAGGCGAGTTTGGCCGCTGTGCAGACGGAGCAGAATACCCTGAAGCGGGAGGAGTTGGCCCTGGCGGCACGATCGGGGGCGTTGGAGTTGGCCATTACCCAAAAGCTGGGGGAGGCCCAGTTGGATTTGGGCTGGCGGACCTTGGAGCAGCGGGGCCAGATTGAGGAGGCCAAGCTCCAGCAACAGCAGCAGTTGGCGGAGCAGGAGCGGGCGTTGCAGGTTTGGCTCCAGGGCCAGAGTTTGCAGGTGCAGCAGCGGCAACACCAGGAAAGCCTGGAGTTCCAGCGCCAAGCCCAACAGATCCAAATTGAGGCGGATTGGCAGCGCAATAGTTTGGCGACGATCCTCAGCCCGGAGACCTTGAAGCAGTTGTCTCCCGATCGTCTGCAATTTGTGGCGGCGCTGATGCAGGTCAGCGACAGTTGCCCGGACTATTTCCGCCATGATTTGGGGCGCATGGCCAAGAGTGAGTTGCGTCTGTTTCAGCGCCAGTTTCGGGACAAGGCGTTGGATTTTTATCCCCAGTTTTTCAAAAGTGAGGATGTTTTTGATACGGATATTGAGCAATTGCGGCGGATTATCCCGAGCCATTGCGTGATTGCGGGCTTTAGCTCTGTGGTGCAGAACCGGGCCTATTTCCACTACACCCTCTGGGGCAGTGAGATGGCCCAGGCGTTGGGGGGGGCTTTTGATCAGCGGGTGGATTGGGGGGATTGGCTGGGGTTGTTGCGGCGGGAGGCGGAGCAGCGGGGGCAGGCGCTCCCGGAGGGGCAGCTTTTGGAACTGGTGGGGCGGGGGCTGGTGGCGTTGCAGAAGCTGTTTGCCTGTTATTTGGTGGATCTCTATGCTCTGGTGGATGGGGCGAATCCCTATGTGGCGCTGACGGTGGATCAGGGGTTTGATCCCCTGGTGGAGCCGCTGTTGTTGCCCTATCGCTATGGTTTGGAGGGTCAGTTACAGGAGCTAAAGGCGGCGCGGCAGGCGGCGTTTGATCAGTTGTTGCAAGCGGCGAAGGCGGCGGAACTGCGAGCCGAGGCAGAGGCCAAGCAGAAGGCAAAAACAGAACAGGAGCGGCAGCGGCGGAAGGCGGAGGCAAAGCGGAAGGCAGAGGCAAAGCGGAAGGCGGAGGAAGAGGCAGAGCGATTGAGGAAAGAGCAGGAACAGGAGCAACAAAAGGCAAAAGCTCAAGTAGCCTTCAAAAAGGGACAAAGCTTATGGGAACTTGAAAAGTACAAAGAGGCGTTAGCTGCCTATAACGAGGCGATTAGCATTGACACAACTTTACTGCTAGCCTGGGTAGGTCAAGGTACTGTTTTAGATCATTTGGGTAGATTTGCTGATGCATTAGAAGCTTGTAATACAGCACTTACAATTGATAATAATTGTGCAGAAGCTTGGGCAGCACGGGGCAAGACTCTTAGTAATTTAGGGAATCACACAGATGGTCTTCATGATTGCGACCAAGCCCTCATGATCAATCCTGACTACCCAATTGCTTGGCAAAACCGAGGTCATATTGTGAACTGCCTAGGTCGATATGAGGAAGCAGTGGCAGCTTTCGATCGCACTTTGGCAATAAACTCCCGCGATAAGTGGGCTTGGAACGGTCAAGGCTACGCTCTAAATCAGTTAGGTCGATATGAGGAAGCAGTGATAGCTTTCGATTCTGCACTCACAGTTGACCCTAACTTTACAGAAGCGTGGAATGGTAGAGGCCATGCTTTGAGCAAGTTAGATCGATACGAGGAAGCAGTAACAGCTTTCGATTCTGCACTCACAGTTGATCCTAACTTTACAGAAGCGTGGAATGGTAGAGGTCATGCTTTGAGCAAGTTAGATCGATACGAGGAAGCGTTGACAGCTTTTGGGCAGGCGCTGGCCATCGATTCTAGTTTTCAGGTGTACTGGAATAGCTATGGTATTGCTTTTTATGAGTTAGGTTACTATGAGCAAGCAAGAATAGCTTTCAATCATGCACTTGTAATTGACCCTCAAGACAAATGGAGTTGGAATGACCTAGGTAATGCTTTAGACGAATTAGGTTTAGATAATAAAGCATTAGAGGCTTACAGCAGAGCTTTAGAGATTGACCCAAGTTTTACTGTTGCCATCAACAATCATAAAACTGCTGAAGAGAAACTCCAGAGCACTGAACCAACCCAACCCCAAACCCCTTCCCCCAAATTCTGGCCCTTTGGCCGCAAACCTTAG
- a CDS encoding DUF433 domain-containing protein has translation MSPETLTRYVTRHPEILSGEPIIAQTRTSVRAIVSLWRLGIPPEEIVTTHLTHLTLAQVFDALSFYLDHQDDINAYIERNRTPESLVHPIVQSTLA, from the coding sequence ATGTCCCCAGAAACCCTGACCCGCTATGTCACTCGCCACCCAGAAATTCTCTCCGGTGAACCCATCATTGCCCAAACCCGCACCAGCGTTCGGGCGATCGTCAGCCTCTGGCGACTAGGCATCCCCCCCGAAGAAATCGTCACCACCCATCTGACCCACCTCACCCTCGCCCAAGTTTTCGATGCCCTCAGCTTCTACCTCGACCACCAAGACGACATTAATGCCTACATTGAACGCAACAGAACCCCAGAAAGTCTGGTTCATCCGATCGTCCAATCTACCTTAGCCTGA
- a CDS encoding RloB family protein — protein MTKRKASPRGYDRRKVNTREVKQSFLIVCEGSKTEPNYFESFRVPRNVVVLDIQGLGKNPSQLVDHAQKLQNKNAYDQVWCVFDRDDWTPDDFNRAISKAEKQGFKVAYSNEAFELWYVLHFEFLNTGLPRSDYRRKLSSHLQYQYEKNSKIIYDKLRSYQPTAIRNAERLLQDYNPPNPSQDNPSTTVHLLVQELNRFI, from the coding sequence ATGACTAAACGAAAAGCAAGTCCTCGTGGTTACGATCGACGGAAAGTTAACACCAGAGAGGTTAAGCAGAGTTTCCTGATTGTCTGTGAGGGATCAAAGACAGAACCCAACTACTTTGAAAGTTTTCGCGTTCCCCGCAACGTTGTGGTCCTAGATATCCAGGGTTTGGGGAAAAATCCCAGTCAATTAGTCGATCATGCACAAAAGCTTCAAAATAAAAATGCCTATGATCAAGTCTGGTGTGTTTTCGATCGGGATGATTGGACCCCAGACGATTTCAACCGTGCCATCAGCAAGGCCGAGAAGCAAGGGTTTAAAGTAGCGTATTCCAATGAGGCATTTGAACTCTGGTACGTTCTCCACTTTGAATTTCTTAATACTGGGCTTCCCCGCAGTGATTACCGCAGAAAATTAAGTTCACATCTTCAGTACCAGTACGAGAAGAACAGCAAAATAATTTACGATAAACTACGTTCATATCAGCCCACCGCCATTAGAAATGCTGAGAGGCTACTGCAAGACTACAATCCCCCCAATCCTAGTCAAGACAACCCTTCCACAACCGTCCATTTATTAGTCCAAGAACTGAATAGATTTATTTAG
- a CDS encoding DUF5615 family PIN-like protein, with amino-acid sequence MKLFAAIYTDEDISNLVATLLQSRGFDVLTTISARRMGYTDSEQLKFATTQSRCFLTHNRVDFEILHLRLMESQIHHSGIIIVPQKSPYEIAQRVGLLLDTLTADEIANQLLYA; translated from the coding sequence ATGAAACTTTTCGCTGCGATCTACACCGATGAAGACATCTCCAACCTAGTGGCCACCCTGTTACAAAGCCGTGGATTTGATGTTCTCACAACAATCTCAGCCAGAAGAATGGGTTACACAGACTCCGAGCAACTAAAATTCGCCACTACCCAAAGCCGATGCTTTTTAACCCATAATCGAGTTGACTTTGAGATCTTGCATCTTAGGCTTATGGAGAGTCAAATTCACCACTCCGGCATCATTATTGTTCCGCAAAAAAGTCCCTACGAGATTGCCCAGCGAGTTGGTCTCCTTTTAGATACCTTAACTGCCGATGAGATCGCTAACCAGCTTCTCTACGCCTAG
- a CDS encoding ATP-binding protein — MSVLPPEFQPGLTSPGLTPGSQSRVSQEQPARSPRTIADILQREINPFDGRTFKPGNFWHDRPNASLNIVSIHPDIMAAVGQHLDSVRQDGVTRTLLLVGESGAGKSHLLGRLQQQLNPHAFFAYIGPWPDSHYIWRHILRNTVDSLLEIPDTPSAAIPSAEQPSQLMLWIQGLLQLQDRDFSRLIFGQRRIFVRKLMTEYAKGIYNPGEFFGVLYDLTDPDLAYLAASWLRGDNLDQESCEELRVRQPIDSEDAAQKILGNFGKIAAVTQPIVLCFDNLDNLPHLPTGQPDFQSLFNVNSSIHNDKLRNFLLLISVVTNTWKLNEPLVQPADLARIDTTLTLRPIDLSQAQALWANRLAPYHAQAQPRPASPIAPLGLEWLQGAFPSGKALPRNVLVLGQQLIDRLKQTGTLPVPQPPDAGVSQERPPSLQGEFALVWHHELRKTQAKLQRLQQLSSPELVWRLREVLEALEVNPVRLPFLQRTKFAAYSLTYGPGPVVSLGDRSLSLNPESNPKPNPKPVVVLWVEDANLTTFFYVMQACQKTLETQPSSAIYLLRNASLGHGSSKGNQLFHLMFSQANTHHLKPDLESVQMLETYHHLVNAVCGRELVIGNHTPNLPQLQAMVRASGVLKDCSLLQQLGLVSALDSDPMTLGQRDPVGTGGESIANPPIEANSPQPRSNRDDGDRDDGDEDESGFITLALLHQAEIYVGHLLASQKLLGVQALITQAQGQFPLLSRRHVQRFIHNLTKTGQAQYLNPHAPPEAQLVTWVVDRPTPEATP, encoded by the coding sequence ATGTCTGTGTTACCGCCCGAGTTCCAGCCCGGATTAACCTCCCCTGGCCTGACCCCTGGATCACAATCCCGTGTCTCCCAGGAGCAACCTGCCCGCAGTCCCAGGACGATCGCCGACATTCTGCAACGGGAAATCAACCCCTTTGATGGCAGAACCTTCAAACCGGGGAATTTCTGGCACGATCGCCCCAATGCCAGCCTCAACATTGTCTCCATCCACCCCGACATCATGGCCGCCGTGGGCCAACACCTGGACAGCGTTCGCCAAGATGGTGTCACCCGTACCCTGCTCCTGGTGGGAGAATCGGGGGCGGGCAAAAGCCACCTGCTGGGACGGCTGCAACAGCAGTTAAACCCCCACGCTTTTTTCGCCTACATTGGTCCCTGGCCCGACAGCCACTATATCTGGCGACATATCCTCCGCAACACCGTCGATAGCCTGCTGGAGATCCCCGACACCCCGTCCGCCGCGATCCCGTCCGCCGAACAACCGTCCCAACTGATGCTGTGGATCCAGGGACTGCTGCAACTCCAGGATCGGGATTTTAGCCGCCTGATCTTTGGTCAGCGCCGCATCTTTGTGCGCAAACTCATGACGGAGTATGCCAAGGGCATCTATAACCCCGGTGAATTTTTTGGGGTGCTCTATGATCTCACGGACCCAGATCTGGCCTACCTAGCCGCCAGTTGGCTCCGGGGGGACAACCTAGACCAGGAAAGCTGCGAAGAGCTGCGGGTTCGCCAGCCCATTGACTCGGAGGATGCCGCCCAAAAGATCCTGGGCAATTTCGGCAAAATCGCTGCCGTCACCCAGCCCATTGTTCTCTGCTTTGATAACCTGGATAACCTGCCCCACCTGCCCACGGGGCAACCGGATTTCCAGTCCCTGTTTAATGTCAACTCCTCCATCCATAACGACAAACTGCGCAATTTTCTGCTGCTGATCAGCGTGGTCACCAATACCTGGAAGCTCAATGAACCCCTGGTGCAACCGGCGGACTTGGCCCGCATCGACACCACCCTCACCCTGCGCCCCATTGACCTCAGCCAAGCCCAAGCCCTGTGGGCCAACCGCCTTGCCCCCTACCACGCCCAAGCCCAGCCCCGACCGGCTTCCCCCATAGCTCCCCTGGGGCTGGAGTGGCTCCAGGGGGCATTTCCCAGCGGCAAAGCCCTGCCCCGCAATGTGTTGGTGTTGGGACAACAGTTGATCGATCGCCTGAAACAAACCGGCACCCTTCCCGTGCCCCAACCCCCCGATGCCGGGGTCAGCCAGGAACGTCCCCCCAGTCTCCAGGGGGAATTTGCCTTGGTGTGGCACCATGAACTGCGGAAAACCCAGGCTAAACTCCAGCGCTTGCAGCAACTGTCATCTCCAGAGTTGGTGTGGCGACTGCGGGAGGTGTTGGAAGCCCTGGAGGTGAACCCAGTGCGCCTGCCATTCTTGCAGCGGACTAAGTTTGCGGCCTATTCCCTGACCTATGGCCCTGGGCCTGTTGTGTCCCTGGGCGATCGATCCCTCTCCCTGAACCCTGAATCCAACCCTAAACCCAACCCTAAACCAGTGGTGGTGCTGTGGGTGGAAGATGCGAACCTCACCACCTTCTTTTATGTGATGCAAGCCTGCCAAAAAACCCTGGAAACCCAGCCCTCTAGCGCTATTTACCTGTTGCGCAACGCTAGCCTGGGCCATGGCAGCAGCAAGGGCAACCAACTATTCCACCTGATGTTTTCTCAAGCTAACACCCACCACCTCAAGCCAGATCTGGAGTCGGTGCAGATGCTGGAGACCTACCATCATTTGGTCAATGCGGTCTGTGGGCGAGAGTTGGTCATTGGCAACCATACGCCGAATCTGCCCCAACTCCAAGCCATGGTGCGGGCTTCAGGGGTTCTCAAGGACTGTAGCCTGTTGCAGCAGTTGGGGCTGGTGTCGGCCCTGGATTCCGACCCGATGACCCTGGGACAGCGGGATCCCGTCGGGACTGGGGGGGAGTCGATCGCTAACCCCCCGATCGAAGCCAACAGCCCTCAGCCCAGATCAAACCGCGACGACGGGGATAGGGATGACGGGGATGAAGACGAAAGCGGATTTATCACCCTGGCTCTGTTGCATCAAGCTGAAATCTATGTGGGCCATCTGTTGGCCAGTCAAAAACTGCTGGGAGTCCAAGCCCTGATCACCCAGGCCCAGGGGCAATTTCCCCTACTGTCCCGGCGGCACGTCCAGCGGTTCATCCACAATCTGACGAAGACGGGTCAGGCTCAATACCTCAACCCCCATGCCCCCCCGGAGGCCCAGTTGGTGACCTGGGTCGTCGATCGCCCCACTCCAGAAGCAACGCCCTAA